CACATCAATCTACACAAATATCAGTGAAAATGTATACAAGGTGTATGGTGAGAATTAGGCATGATATACATTTCACAACACCAGCGAACTCAATGAAGAAAGATTTGGAGCAAGGGGTTTGAATGAATACCCCGAGCGcataaaaatgtttgttttaaTTACACGTTGAATCGTCTCATACAAAAATGGTGTTCTGGCATTTTATGACAGGTTTCAGGCGTACTGAACATATCATGGTTGACTCTGTGCAACGCATGGCACATCCAAGACACACGCAAAAATGTCCGCACGGCAGGAACTCGTGAGTTCGATCTTTCACGAAACACATGAGACAGGTTCTGTTTTGTGGAGCTGGAAATCGAAAATGAACGTAGTATCGATATCATGTTGTAATTTAAAACATAAAGGGTaagcatttttattcaatgtgCGAATACACGGAAACCAgagattattttgttttggaATGCAGTTAACGTTCCGGCAATCGAAAGGCCTGATTTAGAGTGAGTATTTATGGGATTCAAAGATATTGGAGCATGATCAGTTAGGGTATTCTATTGGTCTGCTTGGACTTCAATATACAGTCCGCTCACGTAATAGTGCCACTCCCAATAGTGCCGCTTCCTCTTATTCTCGCTCGAACGTAACCCCCACCACGGACTCACTTCGGGTTTCATATTCGTCTCTCTCAACAGTGCCAAACGCTGGCTCAATGAAATAGCGTATAATTATCTgcttttcaattcaatttattgtcattatttttttaataatattatatcatcacaaaattcataaaatagtaataatatcattaaaaaaaagtgtcataaatttcgattaccatcattaaaataataattgattttattcaaagaaatAGAGATTATATACATTTGGCGATTTTACTATattaatgtttatttttaacacaGTTTGGAGCCAAAGTACGACTAGGTACTTGTTTGATATAGATACCACTCTCAGCcacgttgaaaatattttttttttgcaactttttgattgcaacctttttttttaattcttcttcATATAACTTTGCTGCAACTTCATCAGTCGACAATTTTTCCcctgaaaaaattgtcaaataattatttagttCCAAAATTCtgttctgaaatttgtatttaGAATTATTGGTTTATTTCTTTAGAAATCTCGTTTCACTGATACAGCGCAGTTTCGTTTAGTCGAcatattttaacaattttattgaagtttttttaaatgtctTAATCACAGTTccttttaattaaaaaaaatttaatttatctttacgttgaaacctttttttaatttcactgtattctttctttgtttacaaaaaaaacGTCTATGCatcaaaaatgatttaatattatttttacctgTAATTTTCAAgcatcgaatattttttcttttcttgaaTCTAGATAACCAACCTTCGCTGGCCCTGAATTGGTCATTTTTCGGATGATGTGCTTTCGCGATCAAAGCTTGTCGTCGAATCATCGGTCCAGAAATCGGAATTCCTTTGTCTTGTACTTCAACTAACCATTGAAACATGGCATCGTCCATTTCCGTGACATTGGacttctttttcaattttttgcaattcgtttttttcgcCTCTTGAATGATCTTTTCTTTCTccaatttccattttcttaAAGTACGATCGCTTAgttcatattttttgcatATCACATCTGCGGAATACCGAGTCATTGcttctaaaatatttttcttttcttcgaaagaaaacctttttcttttctttctcggTGGATCGTCTAGTAAATCTTGATTTCCGATTGCATTCACAAGCAAATCTGGAGCAAGAtccgaagaaaaatttgtagcattcttttttttcttggttcTATTTTGAAGTTCCATTTTGttctgtaattaaaaaaaggaTCAACTTTCTATCGCTAGTATGATAATACtgtgttatttttatctctaaaaattttttacataactTATCATCCgtgtttattattcattatatccatattgttattttgtcgaattttattcaattatttataattttattccatcactttataaatttcattcaatttttttaaaatttttatcccattcattttttttgtaaatttattgtttggATGAATTGAGTCATGTATTTTTGAAtcaatttcacgaaaaaatatattcattcaaGTCTCGAttaatggaaatatttttattcaagtttGAATGAATGTAActaaattgatgaataatttcaaaatcgaatttcaattcgtaCTACCATTATTTACTAAaatcataataaaaatatttagacaGAAAAAGAGTTTCAGAAAGGCATACACAACATCAATTTCATGTAAGAAATGCAAATAAGTATTTGCACACTCATTTTACacaaaattcgagaaaaatttaagagTCTCTCTGTTTTGTGTAGGATATTTCATACAAAAGCATGCCattcaattgaaaatgcaTACTTATCGTTAACGCAACTTACGAATATAAATACTAGGTAAACACAAGTAGTTTACCCGGCGCGGCGGCACTGTTACCAGAGCGCGACGAGAATTCCGACGTTGTGAACGCGCGTCAGTGGTGGGGGTACCTGAGTTCCAAGAAAAGTACTCCCCTACCCCCCACCGTCACGGGCACTGTTGTGAGAGCGGACTGTagagtacaaattttttgctctTCAACTACTGCCAAGTACAGTCCACTCTCATAACAGTGCCGCGCGATGGGGGTGGGGAGTATTTTTCTTGGAATTCAGGTACCCCCACTACTGACGCGCGTTCACGCCGTCGGAATTCTCGTCACTCTCTCGTAATAATGCCGCCACGCCGGATGAACTGTGATCACTcatgtatgtatttacatCATATTCGTTTTTCCTTATCATATGAAAATGgattatttcgattttctgatttcaatttctttttctaaatgactttattttaagaaaacttttcacacGTATCCCAATTTATTCCacaaaatgttttaaaaatacacATTGATATAGTAAAATCATCAAATGTATATAATCTCTACttctttgaataaaatcaattattatttcaatgatGGTAATCGAAATTTACGACACTTTTTTTAAtgatattattactattttatgaattttgtgatgaaataatattattaaaaaaataatgacaataaattgaatttaaagcAGATAATTATACGCTATTTCATTGAGTCAGCGTTTGTCACTGTGAGAGAGACGAATATGAAACCCGAAGTGAGCCCGTGGTGGGGGTTACGTTCGAGCGAGAATAAGGGGAAGCGGCACTATTGTGAGTGGCACTATTACGGGAACGGACTGTAAAACGGTTTTTACAGTAATTTCGTACTATTTATAATAGGTTGGATTAAGGGGGGTCGGTTTCACCAGTCACTTTAGCAATTTCCGCATCCCGAAATCAGCAATGTGGCTCTGTGAACAAACACGATCACATTCAGTAAGCCATTTCAACATTATTGAGAAATTGATGGTCGTTCCAATTTTCGTCACTTCTCACAAACAATGAATGAATGGGGAATAATGAATTACATTAACATTctgaaattctgaaatttgaCTTTATCCAATATTCCAATATTTCAATTAGCGGTCACTATGTCCAAACTTAGAGGCAGTCAAATATCAAACTCCAATCATCACAATGCCCGAACGTAGATTTATTCCAAACATTCTAATATTCTCAATCCATTGCATACGAGTTACTATCCCTGAGCATATTTGCAACTAATATTTTGAGCAACCGTAATATTGAAACGTAGATTTTAGTCCTTTATACCAAAGTTAATCGTTTTGACTCAATTTATATCGTTAGATTATTTTGATCCTTGAATAAACTAAAAAGCATCAAGTTTAAGTCTAAATATTTCACAGAACCTTCCGACATTTcagtatttaattataaaaccaCAAACGGTTCCGTCATTAAATAATTCGACGTCTTCACCTTCGGTTGCTTGCAGTTTCACGAAGAACCGCTCGGATTCGGGCCGCTGATTTTGCAATCAACACAACGTTCAGGCATGGTAAGCCGTAGGTATATCGAATTATTATATCGTTATATCTAAAtccattaattaattaatttcctcTTTGTAAAATCCATATATTACATCGATTAACGTTTCAACTTTAGAATTGTCCGAAGGTTTCCGTTAGGACGTCACAACATCAAGGAACCAACcaatgataaaaaagaaaactaagtATATCTCCTGGAACTGGCTATGCGATCGGATGATTTTGCATACAACCATCAAGTCGATGTGATGTGAACGTGGCCATTGATCGGGTTGCGCACGCGCATTGCGCAGGCGCTTGTGACTGCCAGCGATTTCCGTTATGCGGTGGAACGGCGCGTTGTTCCACGCCATTTTTCCAGACACGCGCAATGGGTGAAGAGCCATCTTGTTTCTGTTTGCCCAGACGACGTGGCCGAGTCGAGAAGAGGCTCGCGTTGATTAACCAGATCCAGAAACATGAGGACACGTAAGTAAACCGAAACAATTATTAAAGTCACCTTGTCAAATTTCACCTACGTTTCAACCGCCCGGCGACAAGATTCAAGAAGATTGTAACAAcgatacttgaaaaaatatttctcaagcCGCGTGCTTCGAAATATTTCAGCATCGCATGCCGGCTGAATTATTTCACGGTGGAATTTGCAGtggtaattttcaaaaaatcaacgaaactAACTTCGAAAATTTGGAGATTCGATAATCTAGGGTTTTGATCTTTTCATTGGAAATattaattgtgaatttttgctTCTTTGATCCTTCATCGAACATCTCTGACTGCCTACCGGCTTGCGTTTTCAGATTCTTTTTGCACGATTGAAATTGcaaatgaatacatttttagCACGATTGGAAGGGGAATTAACTCAAAACACGTTTTGAACAACTGTGATTTTGACACGCTTTCTCATATAATCGTTTTCTAGCTTTTTCACACGTATGTTTGTAACATGTATCCATGTACGAATGTGTGTACGTGTGCATTTATGTGTCTATTTATACGTAGACAGTTTTCTAGTCATGCTTTCTAGAACAATTTGGGTGAAAAGTTAACTACTTCGCGAAAATAATTCGaggaacattttttaaacctgTTTATCGTTTTCAATTAGAAAATGGCGGGAGTTTCAAACGTTCGAATGATTGTTAGTGTGTTCGAAATCCCGGGGGAATCCGGATGACTTGAATACTGATTCGGATGAAACTTAGGGGCAAAATCAAACTTCTGGTGGATTTGATCTTTGAACTTTTCAGGCCAAATAACTGTATTACTTCTTTGGTTATAATGTGGCggttttaaatatttgaatgattaTTACGTGTATTCTATAATTCCACAAGAAGGATGACATTtggaagaataataaaaataaaacaaatttcgcAGATAATTCTTAGAAATTTTCTAACCTATCAACATTCCTGGGTAGAAAATGGCCAGCGTTATAAACTATTAAATGACTAgcatacattttcatttccagtAGTTCGAGTAATTGATTTGATCGAAATGTTGTGGCAAATTTATGTTAATTCGGTTATGTACATCCTGAATTCTGAAAAGAGCGGTTCGATCAATTCCATGAAGATCGGTTATAAATGGTAgccaattcaattttcaaaaacctgATTATTCGAATGCTGTGATGACCAATGCTGGAATATTCAATTTAGgctataaaaaaatttagtgcccaaatttcataattttttaagattaATTTTGCGGTAACGTTTGAGTGCAAACTGGtctatattttgaaaatatgcacTAAAGTAGTCAAATAGTTTTTATCATCCCTTTCATGCTTTAAGATTTGGAGTTTCTTGGCAATGTTCCAAAAGTATTCTGTACATATTTTCGGATGAAAGACGCCAGCGCTATGAAAAGAAACTAATCgggttttctttttgtcattTCACTGTCGATGCTTTACCGCTAAATTCAGAGTTACatcaaaatatgaaattcttATCAAACCTGCaaatattgaagaattttcgaataattgaCTATTTGGATGACTTATGCTCAAAGCAATTAACGGCAGTGGCAATGTTCCAATAACATTCACTTTGTATCTCACTAATGAAAACGATATTTATAGTTTTAACATATCTTTGAATAACACAAACGGCAAAAGCTGAGTGTGATATTAAATtactaatttatttaattatttatttatttatttacttattcaaCGGGACAAGCCctataattataaatacaaaatcaaaaaaagtTCAGAAGACACACGGGATACATTACTCATATCTAAGTAGACACTTTGCAGACAGTTTAATTTTGCCCAAACTTGAGTTATCAGGGTCAAACCATTTAAAGCTACTGTTGCACAACTTACTTGACCGTATCGTTTGAGCATGAATATAAAAGTCACTTTTGAGCAGAAATTCAGCGAGATACACTGTTCTTTCTTAGAAGTCTACCAGGTACATTTAAAGTTAGTTGGTCCGATAAATCCATACAGTCAGTGACATTGGTAAGGATTTTGTagacaaattatttttttatttaaaatgttGAAAGATTATCTGGTGACTTGAAATTCCATGCATCAGAACAATTCAGAAAGTTTAGAGATCTagtaaataaagaattttatacgtacgaattaattagaattatttttatacatatttatttaaaaaattcttttcactcTTCTGagattttttaacgattgtCACTTACGATCCTAAAGTATGACttaaattatttccaacaGCTATGTGGCTTCCACTGATAGCGTCCACCTTGGCATGCGTAGCCCTGTCAGCTTCGGTGTCGCCAACTTCAACCAGTTCCTTTTTGTCCAAGGCTGATATAACGAGACTAAAAAAGGTCGTCGAGCCTGGATTTGAGCTGAAGGATTTAGCCACTCTGCATTACGCTGTGATTGGCTATAATCTCGTGGGAGAAACAATACCAAAGAATGCTGTAAGAAAGTATGAAAGTTAAATTTTAGGGTCGATAAGAAAGTTGAACAAGGCAGgaaattcataaattattcCAGAAAGATTAGTCTAAGAATTTAACCTCGAACAAGTTTTCGATTCACTACAATAAAAGTCATTGCGCACTATGCTGAAACAAAACGAAGCGAAGtgcagagaaaaagaacgaaacTGTTGAGAAGGTATTGGAACCAAAATGAAGCAATCGGAATATATTGAAAGCAGAACAAAATTACCGGAATTTATCGATAGTGGAATGAAGGTTTTGTAAACGATAGGGATTATTTTAATGATCAAATACTGCAATCCTGATTGTTTATAAAACCTTCATTCCACTTTTGATAAATTCTGGTAACTGTGTTTTGCATCTGATACCTTCAGAGGGCATCCGACTTCTTCTCTGCTTCGCTTAGTTTTTCGTTTCACTTTAACACAGTGCATGTTGGCCTTAActggaaattttcatccacaggaaattgttaaaatcaggttaaatatttttaacaggGATTTGTGCGATGTACTTTGATTAGAAAAGTTGAATTTAGTTtgttttcattccatttcaaGTCTGTCAAATCTTTAATCACTTTTTAAAAGTCAAGTTCGAACTTTAAAATTTCTTACTTATATTCATAAAATACAACCATTTCAAAATGACGACATTCGATTAGTTTCGACTTTTCccagaaaattgaatttcaccaATTGTCAAATGATTTCTCAATCAATTTCGTGATTCTGTCTTCTTTTCGATCTTCTGAGCTTTATTATGTACTTATTTGCTACtagtggtgaaatttttccgtcAACCAGCTTTTACCACcttaatacaaatttttttcaggaaGCCTGCAAGTTCATTTTGAGTTCAGTTGGAGACGCCAGTGGATTGTCGCTGGAGAATCTCTACTACGCTGTTACAGCTTGGAAAGGAATTGGGATATGCCAGCCGCTTCCAAATGCTGCGATTATAAAGGTAATacagttttttatttgatgattttttttatttattttataatgtCAGCGTCGccaaagaaatcaaattgtaatttttaatatttttggatTATTGAATATCCTGAAAACTGTTATCATCTTGTAGCAAATATTCTCGAAACGTAATGCGAGAGCCTGTGATTCTTTCTGTGATTCCATCATTAACACCTAATACGATAAGATCACGGTGAATTTTCCAAATATATTCAGTAATTCACTCAATAGATACTTCATCAATTTACTTATTGTTTAATAATCAAATCAACGTCTATTTAGTAACAATTCGTATCAAATTAAAACGCCATTCACATGATGCTTACAAATAACTTTCGTTCTACTGTAAGAACATTGGAGAGAAACAATTTATCTGATGAATGAAGTTTTGAAGAGAAACAATCCCttcgatttttatacatttttcaattttgcgtTGCTATTGTGATTGTGTTTTTCCTAACCCTCTAATATTTATCttcatttcacatttttcatcatttgtcACGACAGACGTTTGCTGCCGTTGTGGAAAAAGAGTCTTCGACCATACCTGAAGTTTTCTACGCCGTAACCGGACTCAGCGCTGTGTCCCAGCACCTCACGGAACCTGCAATAGTAAAATTGGTCAAGGCGCTTCAGGCTGCATTGAAAAAAGATGATAGCATTCTCAAGTGAGCACAAATAATTAGTGTAATTATGAATGCGTAGATCAATGATCGAATTAAGTTTAGGgtttttttgtatatattcTTCATTATAACAATGATGCTATGAAATATGCACAATGATCAAAGAAATGTGCATTATAAGACTTTTATTAAAGCATATCAAAACGAATTAATATTTGATTACATTATGGATACTGTGACTCAAGTAATTGTACATTATTGTTTCATCAgtctttcaaatttgatcaCACTCGGATTTTAAATAATCTTTCTATTCTTTAAAAGCACTTAAAATTACAAGTCAAAACCAAAAATCAAAGAGATCTTTaggaaattttcaacttcgaaaaatttagaaattgaaATGTCCTGATTACCGTGATGAACAATGCATTAATCATGACAAACCGTGATTGTTTGATTAGTCTTTCTGATGATATTTCCGTTTTATTTAACTCTCGAGAGACCGGGGCTTCAGTTTCTGACATAAAGCATTGTCTTCTTGTTTCATTCCAGCCTTGGGTACCTTTTCCACATTGCTGCTGAGCTCGGCCCTGCAGGTTCATTCGCTTTCGAACGTATCGAGGATGCCATTGTTCAGGCCGATGAAGTTGACGGCAAATACCTGCAATTTGAGGGTGGACTCTCCATCACCAGTAAGTTTCCTTGTTCCtgaatccttttttttattacttttgtaatcaatgtatttttaaatttcagacTTACTTCCTTTATacttaatttatttaaaatttctttcaaaatctcaTTTAAGTCTGTTGAATTTTGTTTCCCACGTTACTCGCTCGCCTAATAAAATCATtagaaataatgaaacagATCAAAGTACCTTATTTAAAACAATGATGCTAATAATTACTTTCGTTCTACTGCAAGAACATTGAAGAAAACTAATCGACTGATGTTGTTTGTGAATATTAATCTCATTTTAAAATCCAACAACCGTCAAAAACGAACATAAATAATTCCAGGCAATTATTTAAAACATGTTGATATCCTTCTTCAGGTCTCGTTGTGAAAGGTGCCTTCCAGTTATCgacaaatttgaagaaaaaaccacCAATAACTTCTGAACAGACTGTGAAGTTTGCAAACTATCTGTTGTCCC
The Neodiprion fabricii isolate iyNeoFabr1 chromosome 5, iyNeoFabr1.1, whole genome shotgun sequence genome window above contains:
- the LOC124183905 gene encoding jerky protein homolog-like isoform X1; translation: MIRKNEYDNKMELQNRTKKKKNATNFSSDLAPDLLVNAIGNQDLLDDPPRKKRKRFSFEEKKNILEAMTRYSADVICKKYELSDRTLRKWKLEKEKIIQEAKKTNCKKLKKKSNVTEMDDAMFQWLVEVQDKGIPISGPMIRRQALIAKAHHPKNDQFRASEGWLSRFKKRKNIRCLKITGEKLSTDEVAAKLYEEELKKKVAIKKLQKKNIFNVAESGIYIKQVPSRTLAPNCVKNKH
- the LOC124183905 gene encoding jerky protein homolog-like isoform X2 is translated as MELQNRTKKKKNATNFSSDLAPDLLVNAIGNQDLLDDPPRKKRKRFSFEEKKNILEAMTRYSADVICKKYELSDRTLRKWKLEKEKIIQEAKKTNCKKLKKKSNVTEMDDAMFQWLVEVQDKGIPISGPMIRRQALIAKAHHPKNDQFRASEGWLSRFKKRKNIRCLKITGEKLSTDEVAAKLYEEELKKKVAIKKLQKKNIFNVAESGIYIKQVPSRTLAPNCVKNKH